A genomic segment from Gemmatimonas sp. encodes:
- the tig gene encoding trigger factor, which yields MTITITPTESAGVSRRMQISVPADTVASYEEKAARKYATQARIPGFRPGKAPAAMVRKRYAAEVRQEAIELAMNDAFREAVEREGLKLAAQPHVHDLKAEPGQPLEFELHCEVRPELALEKLEGFTVARRDSVVTDDLIEEQIEKIREQKADWAPVEDKPAPGDMVTVMLSTADADGSLPEGKEYRLVLGGGQAIAGIEELIMETVPGGTTERQVRWPEDFPDESQRGATKLVRVVLTDVKRKSLPALDDAFAREIGDFDTVQILRDAVRADMGEHSKREADAEVRGQIIDQIVEANPFDVPKAWVMQLVDGYMQMYGVPEAEKQRFTQEFIPMAERQVRRDLIIDTIAERESLTASASAVDARIEELAKARNVDPGQVYAQLQKSGRLQEIERELTEDRVFGWLLEKNPVTTA from the coding sequence ATGACCATCACCATTACCCCGACCGAGAGCGCGGGAGTCTCGCGCCGGATGCAGATCTCGGTGCCGGCTGACACCGTCGCGTCCTACGAAGAAAAGGCGGCGCGCAAGTACGCGACGCAGGCCCGTATTCCCGGCTTCCGCCCCGGCAAGGCTCCGGCCGCGATGGTGCGCAAGCGCTACGCCGCTGAAGTCCGTCAGGAAGCGATCGAGCTCGCGATGAACGACGCGTTCCGCGAAGCGGTCGAGCGTGAAGGGCTGAAGCTCGCCGCGCAGCCACATGTGCACGATCTCAAGGCCGAACCGGGCCAGCCGCTCGAGTTCGAGTTGCATTGCGAAGTGCGCCCCGAACTCGCGCTCGAGAAGCTCGAAGGCTTCACGGTGGCCCGTCGCGACTCGGTCGTGACCGACGACCTGATCGAAGAGCAGATCGAGAAGATCCGCGAGCAGAAGGCGGATTGGGCGCCGGTCGAAGACAAGCCGGCCCCCGGTGACATGGTCACCGTAATGCTCTCCACGGCCGACGCCGATGGCTCCCTGCCTGAAGGCAAGGAGTACCGTCTCGTGCTCGGCGGCGGACAGGCCATCGCCGGCATCGAAGAGCTCATCATGGAAACGGTGCCTGGGGGCACCACCGAGCGTCAGGTGCGTTGGCCCGAAGACTTCCCCGACGAATCGCAGCGTGGCGCCACGAAGCTCGTGCGCGTCGTGCTCACCGACGTGAAGCGCAAGTCGCTCCCGGCGCTCGACGACGCGTTTGCGCGCGAGATTGGCGACTTCGATACCGTGCAGATCCTTCGCGACGCCGTGCGTGCCGACATGGGCGAGCACTCGAAGCGTGAAGCCGATGCCGAAGTGCGTGGACAGATCATCGACCAGATCGTCGAGGCCAACCCGTTCGACGTGCCGAAGGCGTGGGTGATGCAGCTGGTCGACGGCTACATGCAGATGTACGGCGTGCCTGAGGCCGAGAAGCAGCGCTTCACGCAGGAATTCATTCCGATGGCCGAGCGTCAGGTGCGTCGCGATCTGATCATCGACACGATCGCCGAGCGTGAGTCGCTCACCGCGAGTGCGTCGGCGGTGGATGCCCGCATCGAGGAGCTCGCGAAGGCCCGGAACGTGGATCCAGGCCAAGTGTACGCGCAGCTGCAGAAGTCGGGTCGTTTGCAGGAGATCGAGCGTGAGCTCACCGAAGACCGCGTCTTCGGCTGGCTGCTCGAGAAGAATCCGGTCACGACGGCGTAA